In one Neobacillus sp. CF12 genomic region, the following are encoded:
- a CDS encoding GNAT family N-acetyltransferase → MEKGVQKFIIKHPTLDDAQAITDMVALCDIEDIGEPDITLSDVLDMWSSIPIETDAWIAASATDEIIGYGFVEVTGANRMDTCVFVHPQFKNQGIGSLLLEKVEARAYVLAEGKEGKQKLMNQLSFTNTAARKLVEDRGYQFSRLYERMKIELEEQPNQYQLPEGITLKHFQPDHDEETLFTIYDETFQDSWGYTKKDFSTWISQKKGDGYDPSLWFLVWKDSKPAGFLMSRMQEDGLFIDLLGVKREYRKHGIGKALLLHTFGIAYQRNQKTILLYVDSDSLTNANRLYQSVGMRPHSQTAVYMKELN, encoded by the coding sequence ATGGAAAAGGGAGTTCAGAAGTTTATAATTAAACATCCGACATTGGATGATGCTCAGGCTATTACGGATATGGTAGCATTGTGTGATATTGAGGACATTGGTGAACCGGATATTACCTTGTCAGATGTACTAGATATGTGGAGTTCCATTCCGATTGAAACAGATGCATGGATTGCCGCTTCGGCAACGGATGAAATCATCGGGTATGGTTTTGTTGAGGTAACAGGGGCAAACAGAATGGATACGTGTGTATTTGTTCACCCACAGTTTAAGAATCAAGGAATTGGTTCACTTTTACTAGAAAAAGTGGAGGCACGCGCCTATGTTCTAGCAGAAGGGAAAGAGGGCAAGCAGAAGTTAATGAACCAACTTTCATTTACCAATACCGCTGCTAGAAAATTGGTTGAGGATCGGGGATATCAATTCAGCAGGCTATATGAACGAATGAAAATAGAGTTAGAAGAGCAACCAAACCAATACCAGTTACCAGAGGGAATAACGTTAAAACATTTTCAACCCGATCATGATGAAGAAACTCTTTTCACGATATACGACGAAACATTCCAGGATTCGTGGGGCTATACTAAGAAGGATTTTTCCACATGGATTTCTCAAAAAAAGGGTGACGGTTACGATCCAAGTCTTTGGTTTCTAGTATGGAAGGATTCGAAACCAGCAGGATTCCTCATGAGTAGAATGCAAGAAGATGGATTATTTATTGATTTGCTAGGCGTAAAACGTGAATATCGAAAACACGGAATCGGTAAGGCGTTACTCCTCCATACATTTGGAATCGCTTATCAGCGTAACCAAAAAACAATTCTTTTGTATGTGGATAGTGATAGTCTAACTAATGCGAATCGCTTATATCAATCAGTGGGGATGAGACCTCATTCGCAGACAGCTGTTTATATGAAGGAACTTAATTGA
- a CDS encoding RDD family protein → MEQRIDENQWFYVSDNEQKGPINESEILNLFKQGLLDGETMVWSKSLEGWEKASNHFQSYILPPPSTNGESTVHNVNVTSQNDYPKGRPWIRYFAKMVDFTLYSICIVIYIGIFLPDAMLEIPEIFLTFLSLFICIFLDTLILYIFETTPGRAILNTKIKNINGGKITFTQALRRSFGVWVRGLGFGIPIISFICILVSYFDLKRNGITKWDQKNDLVTVHGKVGVFRVLLIAAAVIFLIIWSYI, encoded by the coding sequence ATGGAACAGAGGATTGATGAAAACCAATGGTTTTATGTTAGTGATAATGAACAAAAGGGGCCAATAAATGAGTCAGAGATTCTTAATCTATTTAAACAGGGACTATTAGATGGCGAAACAATGGTATGGTCTAAAAGTTTGGAAGGCTGGGAAAAAGCATCTAATCATTTTCAAAGCTATATTCTACCTCCACCCTCGACTAATGGTGAATCTACCGTACATAACGTCAATGTAACTAGCCAAAATGATTATCCAAAAGGAAGGCCATGGATAAGATATTTTGCTAAAATGGTTGATTTTACATTGTACTCCATTTGTATTGTGATTTATATAGGTATTTTCTTACCGGATGCAATGCTTGAAATACCTGAAATTTTTTTAACCTTTCTAAGCCTTTTTATATGCATATTTCTGGATACTCTCATCTTATATATTTTTGAAACTACTCCTGGAAGGGCCATATTGAATACAAAAATTAAAAACATTAATGGGGGAAAGATAACTTTTACACAAGCATTAAGGAGAAGTTTTGGAGTGTGGGTGCGTGGATTAGGATTTGGAATACCAATTATATCTTTTATCTGTATACTTGTTTCCTATTTCGATTTAAAAAGGAACGGTATCACAAAATGGGACCAGAAAAATGATTTGGTAACCGTTCATGGTAAAGTTGGCGTATTTAGGGTCCTTCTGATTGCTGCGGCTGTAATTTTCCTTATTATTTGGAGTTATATTTAA
- a CDS encoding efflux RND transporter permease subunit produces the protein MSIFTKWAFRNKAAVSLLTVLILIIGVVSYFRLPMEFLPSADNPQVTIITMGQGTDSKTMESEVTSPIERAVTGIKGKNSIYSSTGDGFSKVDLFFEAGSDMKQAKLDVQEALSNVALPAYISKPFISQLNTSMIPISNIAVTFKDGLTTENLELVKEKIEPLYKEIDGVAQVQTYGLVDPVISVKIDNQKLAENQISLQSVMGILQGQNTALAIGEKAIDGKTSNIKVVGDLSSLEKLKNLPVAPNVTLEDISSIEETTQSNFVNRFDGNEALSISITKDSNSNAVTISKEIEKVTKEINKKYDTQESTIYVASADLVKTSVQTMVKEVLLGALFATIVIMIFLRNIRTTFITIISIPLSLCFTLFLLSRSGVTLNILTLGGVAVAVGRLVDDSIVVIENIYRKMQTEKFSVQMVIDATKQVGVAITASTLTTVAVFLPMSLLNGGLQEFLLPFALTVTYSLLASLVVALTLVPLMSAGLLKNTKLPEHKPAVRFPKAVKWSLNHKWVVFTVSFLLFVGSIGAYFAIPKGAVDNSSADFVSATLKYPNETPFETVQEKAIELENAITAMDEVDYVFNQVGSSADSAQFGQIGSPTEAVISIMLKDKDDTDKVLKEIEKKKDDYKDATLEVATASFMMGGSATNITIDVVGEDIGQLEDAANTIKDKISDIDGVEEVTTNQDEKKTVYSLVVDPAKGNTQQIAQQLGVMLNQTPIGTISLNEKQTTVVLEPLLNTKTEDDLKNIHIITEKGMVPVSEVATLKVAETSTSQFHKDGETYLRVTATVDPAKLSEISTKINLKLFGDQKDKKGIEFPEEVEVLVGGASAQQMEDFTDLFLTMLVSIGIVFLIMVITFKSIKAPIAILTSLPLAAIGAILGILVSRISVDITALLGALMLIGIVVTNAIVLIDRVRQNEENMTIREAIIEATATRMRPIMMTAVATICAMIPLLFKESQTGSLVSQSLAVVVIGGLALATLLTLIVIPCVYELLYFRKSKKQRMVETVEQRMEM, from the coding sequence ATGTCAATTTTCACAAAATGGGCTTTTCGAAACAAAGCCGCAGTCTCATTGTTGACGGTATTAATTCTAATCATTGGGGTCGTTAGTTATTTTCGATTGCCGATGGAGTTCCTGCCTTCCGCAGACAATCCTCAAGTAACGATTATTACCATGGGGCAAGGAACCGATTCAAAAACGATGGAAAGTGAGGTCACTTCTCCGATTGAACGCGCGGTTACCGGAATAAAAGGTAAAAATTCGATTTATAGTTCAACGGGAGATGGCTTTTCAAAAGTTGATTTATTTTTCGAAGCCGGCTCAGACATGAAACAGGCCAAATTAGATGTTCAAGAGGCTCTATCAAATGTGGCATTACCAGCTTACATATCAAAGCCATTCATTTCGCAGCTCAATACCTCCATGATTCCCATCTCCAACATCGCAGTAACCTTTAAAGATGGCCTCACAACCGAAAACCTGGAATTAGTAAAAGAAAAAATTGAACCATTATACAAAGAAATTGACGGTGTTGCCCAAGTTCAAACCTACGGATTGGTGGACCCTGTCATCTCAGTAAAAATTGATAATCAAAAGCTAGCCGAAAACCAGATATCCCTTCAGAGTGTGATGGGAATTCTTCAAGGTCAAAACACCGCTCTTGCCATTGGTGAAAAGGCGATTGACGGAAAAACTAGTAATATTAAAGTGGTTGGCGACCTATCAAGTCTCGAAAAGCTCAAAAACCTGCCAGTTGCACCAAATGTAACCCTTGAGGATATCTCATCCATTGAGGAAACCACACAATCCAATTTTGTTAACCGTTTCGACGGGAATGAAGCGTTAAGTATCAGTATTACGAAAGACAGCAATTCAAATGCAGTCACCATTAGCAAAGAAATCGAAAAAGTAACAAAGGAAATCAACAAAAAATACGATACGCAAGAATCTACGATTTATGTAGCTTCAGCAGATTTGGTTAAAACATCTGTTCAAACGATGGTAAAAGAAGTTCTACTTGGGGCTTTATTTGCTACGATTGTGATTATGATCTTTTTACGTAATATCCGAACAACATTTATTACGATTATTTCCATCCCGCTTTCCCTTTGTTTCACCTTGTTCTTACTATCACGTTCCGGGGTAACACTTAATATTTTGACCCTCGGTGGGGTTGCTGTTGCCGTTGGGCGACTTGTGGACGACAGTATTGTGGTTATCGAAAATATTTACCGAAAAATGCAAACAGAGAAGTTTTCGGTTCAAATGGTGATTGATGCAACGAAACAAGTGGGTGTTGCGATTACAGCTTCCACGTTAACAACCGTCGCAGTTTTCCTGCCCATGAGTTTATTAAACGGCGGACTTCAAGAATTCCTTTTACCATTTGCCTTAACAGTAACTTACTCACTACTGGCATCACTTGTGGTTGCATTAACACTGGTGCCATTAATGAGTGCTGGTTTGTTGAAAAACACGAAACTTCCAGAACATAAACCGGCGGTACGCTTTCCAAAAGCAGTCAAATGGTCTTTAAATCACAAATGGGTGGTTTTTACGGTAAGCTTCCTACTGTTTGTCGGTTCGATAGGTGCATACTTCGCGATACCAAAGGGTGCCGTTGACAATTCGTCTGCAGACTTTGTCTCAGCAACCTTGAAATACCCAAATGAAACGCCTTTTGAAACGGTACAAGAAAAGGCAATTGAGTTGGAAAATGCGATAACAGCAATGGATGAGGTTGATTATGTATTTAACCAAGTCGGTTCTTCGGCTGATTCCGCTCAATTTGGCCAAATTGGTTCTCCCACTGAAGCGGTCATCAGCATCATGTTAAAAGATAAAGACGATACCGATAAGGTTTTAAAGGAAATTGAAAAGAAAAAGGACGACTATAAAGATGCTACATTAGAAGTCGCCACGGCTTCGTTTATGATGGGTGGATCGGCAACCAATATCACCATTGATGTGGTTGGTGAGGATATCGGTCAACTGGAAGATGCCGCAAACACAATTAAAGATAAGATTTCTGACATTGACGGTGTTGAAGAAGTAACAACGAATCAAGATGAAAAGAAAACCGTCTACTCTTTAGTAGTAGATCCTGCAAAAGGCAATACACAGCAAATTGCCCAGCAGCTTGGGGTCATGCTAAATCAAACCCCAATTGGTACCATTAGTTTAAATGAAAAACAAACAACCGTTGTTCTTGAACCTTTACTGAACACCAAAACGGAAGACGACTTGAAAAACATTCATATAATAACTGAAAAAGGAATGGTACCCGTTTCTGAAGTGGCAACCTTGAAAGTGGCTGAAACTTCAACAAGCCAATTCCATAAAGACGGCGAAACGTACTTGCGCGTCACAGCAACCGTAGATCCTGCAAAACTCTCTGAAATTTCAACCAAGATCAACTTGAAATTATTCGGTGATCAAAAGGACAAAAAAGGAATCGAGTTTCCTGAAGAGGTAGAAGTTCTTGTTGGAGGGGCAAGTGCTCAGCAGATGGAGGATTTCACTGATCTTTTCCTAACGATGCTCGTTTCAATCGGAATCGTGTTCTTGATTATGGTTATTACGTTTAAATCAATCAAAGCGCCAATTGCGATTTTAACCTCCCTGCCGCTTGCAGCTATCGGTGCGATTCTAGGAATCTTAGTCAGCCGGATTTCTGTTGATATTACCGCACTGCTTGGTGCGCTAATGCTGATTGGTATCGTCGTAACAAATGCGATTGTTCTGATTGACCGTGTAAGACAAAATGAAGAAAATATGACGATTCGCGAAGCGATTATTGAAGCGACGGCTACCAGAATGAGGCCGATTATGATGACCGCAGTCGCCACAATCTGTGCGATGATTCCACTCTTATTTAAAGAATCTCAAACTGGAAGCTTGGTTTCCCAAAGTTTGGCGGTTGTCGTTATTGGCGGGCTTGCGCTTGCTACACTGTTGACGTTGATCGTTATACCATGTGTGTATGAATTGCTGTATTTTAGGAAATCGAAGAAACAGCGGATGGTAGAAACTGTAGAGCAGCGCATGGAAATGTAA
- a CDS encoding HAD family hydrolase has protein sequence MNVRAIFIDMDGTLLKASNIISRRNLEAIYRLMNQGVKVFLATGRQYEVTAPYHKEIGLRTPMICLNGAAIHGAETGKAIQMKTVQLNEERFHYLTAEKPYNVIIHTANGLYCKETNEEIDYWTKVGQIPPRYIGDLRQANYQDVLKYSVRTGAPSPELSALFSKEAEVVNWDDGFELLAPHVSKWSAIKSLLRAYRISPNEAVAIGDGPNDIEMLRHAGTGVAMRNASDEVKEAADFVTGHHENDGLAEFIERYLLKSFESNVI, from the coding sequence ATGAATGTACGTGCAATATTTATTGATATGGATGGAACACTACTAAAAGCCTCAAACATCATTTCCCGCCGAAATTTGGAAGCTATTTATAGGCTCATGAATCAAGGTGTCAAGGTATTTTTGGCTACTGGTCGACAATATGAAGTTACCGCTCCCTACCATAAAGAAATTGGATTACGAACTCCAATGATTTGTTTGAATGGTGCTGCTATTCACGGTGCAGAGACAGGAAAAGCTATACAAATGAAAACCGTCCAACTGAACGAAGAACGATTCCACTATTTGACCGCTGAAAAGCCCTATAATGTTATCATCCATACAGCAAATGGACTTTATTGTAAGGAAACAAATGAAGAAATCGATTATTGGACAAAAGTTGGGCAAATTCCTCCAAGGTACATTGGAGATTTAAGACAGGCAAATTATCAAGATGTTCTTAAATATAGTGTTCGAACAGGAGCACCAAGCCCTGAATTATCCGCTTTGTTTTCCAAGGAAGCAGAAGTCGTCAATTGGGATGACGGGTTTGAACTGCTTGCTCCTCATGTTTCCAAATGGTCTGCCATAAAAAGCTTACTTCGCGCATATCGAATTAGTCCAAATGAAGCCGTAGCCATTGGAGACGGGCCCAATGATATAGAGATGCTTCGTCATGCCGGCACTGGAGTGGCAATGAGGAACGCAAGCGATGAAGTTAAAGAAGCAGCAGATTTTGTTACAGGACACCACGAAAATGATGGATTAGCTGAATTTATCGAACGTTATCTTCTTAAATCTTTTGAATCAAATGTGATATGA
- a CDS encoding RtcB family protein, with translation MITIKGSQTEAKVFSNYPQETAIEQIQELCNQAFLKDTKISIMPDYHAGKGCVIGTTIQLKDKVVPNLVGVDVGCGVLTVKLQDKKVDFNKLDHVIRTCVPSGHELHTDETVRFINTNFPAPEEFKAEHILSQNKSLYSLGTLGGGNHFCEMSVDSDGNHFLTIHTGSRYVGAKIATYYQKVAISKLRQHDLTEMIEQLKAEGREKEIQAAIQGYKDKNPVIPNDLAYLEGEDFENYIHDMKLAQAFAKANREEIARAIVEKMGFDELDRFDTVHNYIDTENLILRKGAVSAQKGERLIIPMNMRDGSIIAVGKGNEDWNFSAPHGAGRVLSRTKAMKTLKMDDFHKTMEGIWTTSVSEETLDEAPMAYKPMNEILEKIEETSEIVDFIKPVYNFKASEKYVPGRYRKS, from the coding sequence ATGATAACAATAAAAGGATCGCAAACGGAAGCAAAGGTATTTTCCAATTACCCGCAGGAAACGGCAATTGAGCAAATACAGGAGCTATGTAATCAAGCTTTTTTAAAGGATACAAAGATTAGTATAATGCCAGATTATCATGCTGGGAAGGGCTGTGTAATCGGCACAACCATTCAGTTAAAGGATAAGGTTGTCCCTAACCTTGTGGGTGTCGATGTTGGCTGCGGCGTCCTCACTGTCAAGCTTCAGGATAAAAAGGTGGATTTTAACAAGCTGGATCACGTTATTCGAACATGCGTCCCAAGTGGACATGAACTCCATACAGATGAAACGGTAAGATTTATTAATACCAATTTTCCAGCCCCAGAAGAGTTTAAGGCTGAGCATATACTGAGTCAGAATAAAAGTCTTTATAGCTTGGGAACGCTCGGCGGGGGCAATCATTTTTGTGAAATGTCTGTTGATTCCGATGGCAACCACTTTTTAACGATTCATACCGGCAGCCGTTATGTGGGCGCAAAGATTGCCACATATTATCAAAAGGTAGCCATCTCAAAGCTTCGTCAACATGATTTAACAGAGATGATTGAACAGTTGAAAGCTGAGGGTCGAGAAAAGGAAATCCAAGCAGCCATTCAAGGATACAAAGATAAGAATCCAGTGATTCCAAATGATTTAGCATATTTGGAAGGCGAGGATTTTGAAAATTATATTCACGATATGAAGTTAGCTCAAGCATTCGCGAAAGCAAACCGCGAGGAAATTGCAAGGGCCATCGTTGAAAAAATGGGATTTGATGAACTGGATCGCTTCGATACCGTGCATAATTATATTGATACCGAGAACTTGATTTTACGAAAAGGGGCCGTTTCTGCTCAAAAGGGAGAACGACTGATTATACCGATGAACATGAGAGATGGTTCGATAATAGCGGTGGGCAAAGGGAATGAGGATTGGAATTTTTCAGCACCACATGGAGCAGGGCGTGTTTTGAGCCGCACAAAAGCAATGAAAACCTTAAAGATGGATGACTTTCATAAAACAATGGAAGGTATCTGGACGACATCCGTTTCTGAAGAAACACTCGATGAAGCCCCAATGGCCTACAAGCCGATGAATGAAATCTTAGAAAAAATTGAAGAAACCTCTGAAATTGTTGACTTTATTAAACCGGTTTATAACTTTAAGGCTAGTGAGAAATATGTGCCTGGGAGATATAGAAAATCATAG
- a CDS encoding metallophosphoesterase family protein: protein MKIGVITDVHGNAPALKAVLNELDKRRDIEHIYCLGDMIGIGPDTNEVLETLFARTDVSMITGNHDEAVLALLKGEEHPLSHSHAKEHHQWIADKMDKGFISKLEVLPRTISQTIEGKSILFIHYHIKRAKLNDHISQDPFSRIVEPGLDNLTSLFEGYEEDLICFGHHHPLHFFEGDNTIFLNPGSLGCNSKPTAPYSIVNIEKDKLVVSLEEVAFDNTRFLESYERLQVPERDFLINVFHGNQLKP, encoded by the coding sequence ATGAAAATTGGCGTAATTACGGATGTCCATGGTAATGCTCCTGCCTTGAAGGCCGTTCTTAATGAGCTTGATAAGAGGCGGGACATTGAACATATCTATTGTTTAGGAGATATGATTGGAATTGGACCTGATACAAATGAAGTTTTGGAAACTTTGTTTGCCAGAACTGATGTATCGATGATTACTGGAAATCATGATGAAGCCGTTTTGGCACTTCTTAAGGGGGAAGAACACCCCTTAAGTCATTCTCACGCAAAAGAACATCACCAATGGATAGCGGATAAAATGGACAAGGGTTTCATCTCAAAATTAGAAGTGTTGCCCCGGACAATCAGTCAAACGATTGAAGGGAAGTCTATCTTGTTTATCCATTATCACATTAAGCGGGCGAAATTAAATGACCATATTAGCCAGGACCCTTTTAGTAGAATTGTTGAGCCGGGTTTAGATAATTTAACCTCTTTATTTGAAGGATACGAAGAAGATTTAATCTGTTTTGGACATCATCATCCACTTCATTTTTTCGAGGGTGATAACACCATCTTTTTAAATCCAGGTTCTTTAGGATGCAATTCGAAACCAACTGCTCCCTATTCAATAGTAAATATAGAGAAGGACAAGCTTGTTGTCAGTTTAGAAGAAGTTGCTTTTGATAACACTAGATTCTTAGAGTCATATGAACGGTTGCAGGTCCCAGAACGTGACTTTCTTATTAACGTTTTTCATGGGAATCAATTAAAACCATAA
- a CDS encoding polysaccharide deacetylase family protein, producing the protein MKKYAISNLLFTVLFIVIFSPLCYFLFDYVVSFGMPPVAAKQSLSETNTAPISVNRDFSFVKEYADKVPVLMYHQIIPESQLEKHHYTEDGDINEMVVTLEEFTEQMDYLKEQDYTVLSLKEFEGFMSNQKKVPAKSVLITFDDGFKNVFEFAYPVLKKHKFNAVHFLITGLITDRTVVYDSSFLQYASIGELKEASDVFDYGNHTHSFHHRDDSEVSYVEAYDRLDVKEDISKAKEWLGRSESFAAPYGEYDTTTLDILKELKIKMAFTVEPGYADPTQHILEIPRYAVYPFYSMEDFIYILEKKIDVTEQGS; encoded by the coding sequence ATGAAAAAATACGCCATCTCCAATCTATTATTTACCGTTCTTTTCATAGTGATCTTTAGCCCTCTTTGTTACTTTTTATTTGATTATGTTGTGAGTTTTGGAATGCCGCCAGTGGCTGCCAAACAGTCGCTAAGTGAAACGAATACAGCTCCCATTTCTGTTAATCGCGATTTCTCTTTTGTGAAGGAGTATGCCGACAAAGTGCCCGTACTCATGTATCACCAAATTATCCCGGAGAGTCAATTGGAAAAACACCACTACACTGAAGATGGCGACATCAATGAAATGGTCGTCACGCTCGAAGAGTTTACCGAGCAAATGGATTATTTGAAGGAACAAGATTATACGGTATTGTCTCTGAAAGAATTTGAAGGATTTATGAGCAACCAGAAGAAGGTTCCGGCCAAAAGTGTATTGATTACATTCGATGACGGTTTTAAAAATGTGTTTGAATTTGCTTATCCTGTACTAAAAAAGCATAAATTTAACGCTGTCCATTTCCTTATTACTGGACTCATTACTGATCGAACCGTTGTCTATGATTCTTCCTTTCTCCAATATGCAAGCATCGGTGAATTGAAGGAAGCAAGTGATGTCTTTGATTATGGAAACCACACCCACTCTTTCCACCATAGGGATGATAGCGAAGTTTCCTACGTAGAAGCCTATGACCGGTTGGATGTAAAAGAGGATATTAGCAAAGCAAAAGAATGGTTAGGGCGTTCAGAATCCTTTGCCGCACCATATGGAGAATACGATACCACCACGTTAGATATATTAAAAGAATTGAAGATTAAAATGGCTTTTACCGTCGAGCCTGGATACGCAGATCCAACCCAGCACATTTTGGAGATTCCTAGGTATGCGGTTTATCCATTTTACTCGATGGAGGATTTTATTTATATTCTTGAGAAAAAGATAGATGTAACTGAACAAGGTAGTTGA